The following are encoded together in the Candidatus Bathyarchaeota archaeon genome:
- a CDS encoding DUF402 domain-containing protein — translation MKAYLRGIYSTALTKLLLDAGFEIAYPSRKIRLRLSLQDLKSKPDVVVLGTGDRQGVTVKGPREYAEETVRTIVERLGIAVIRRSVVNVGAVYKGRIVDVSCGDALVDLGSIKGLLRNSGQFNVDDEVLVQTVKPLWSGDLVFLRKRIFIDGFYMSLTLDGVVRFDDYLKKNPRFKELMGLSSLLCRSGWGIRWKNMAAKAPIDELIREFEELKSKAEALEKNDAPAPCMVLAGEAVYKLEFPCKNLLDDIRASVASTVTGHHIYRTVDGIGAAVDLAESLLSKGVDRMVVESCLEELVGVRGMEAGDLVEFEHRKLDGRVIRLTPGVVEDIGPDVLTVRRRIYGSGVYDGLSVAKEPGDYVMTRFRPGGWLIENRYFSKDGVFKGVYVNINTPVEVVNRVVRYLDLGVDVSAKPGEEPRVLDLEELEEAYRAGVITEALYRRALETVEEAKHLAYEAVGTL, via the coding sequence TTGAAGGCCTATCTCAGGGGGATATACTCCACAGCGCTGACTAAGCTGCTGCTGGACGCAGGGTTTGAGATAGCGTACCCGAGCAGAAAGATAAGGCTTCGGCTTAGCTTACAAGATTTAAAATCTAAGCCCGACGTGGTCGTCTTGGGAACAGGAGATAGGCAAGGTGTCACCGTCAAAGGCCCTAGGGAGTATGCCGAAGAGACCGTTAGAACGATCGTAGAGCGTTTAGGTATAGCGGTTATAAGAAGGTCAGTCGTCAACGTTGGAGCCGTCTACAAAGGTCGTATAGTAGATGTCTCCTGTGGAGATGCGCTTGTCGACCTAGGGTCTATTAAGGGGTTACTTAGAAATTCAGGTCAATTTAATGTAGACGACGAGGTGCTCGTTCAGACGGTTAAACCTCTCTGGAGTGGGGACCTTGTTTTTTTGAGAAAACGCATATTCATAGATGGCTTCTACATGAGTCTAACACTAGACGGGGTAGTCAGGTTCGATGACTACTTGAAGAAAAACCCCCGTTTTAAAGAGCTCATGGGTTTATCTTCTCTACTGTGTAGGAGCGGGTGGGGTATACGTTGGAAGAACATGGCAGCCAAAGCCCCTATCGACGAGCTTATCAGAGAGTTTGAAGAGCTTAAGTCCAAAGCCGAGGCCCTTGAGAAAAACGATGCACCTGCTCCATGCATGGTTCTAGCCGGCGAAGCCGTTTATAAGCTCGAGTTTCCATGCAAGAACCTGTTGGACGATATAAGGGCTTCTGTAGCTTCGACCGTCACAGGTCACCACATCTATAGGACCGTTGACGGTATAGGTGCCGCGGTCGACTTAGCGGAGAGCCTCCTATCCAAAGGTGTCGACAGGATGGTTGTCGAAAGCTGTTTGGAGGAGCTTGTAGGAGTCAGGGGGATGGAGGCCGGCGACCTCGTCGAGTTTGAGCATAGAAAGCTCGATGGAAGGGTTATAAGGCTTACACCAGGTGTCGTAGAAGACATAGGCCCGGACGTGTTAACGGTTAGACGCAGGATCTATGGTTCAGGTGTCTACGACGGCTTATCAGTCGCTAAAGAGCCGGGGGACTACGTTATGACCCGGTTTAGACCTGGTGGATGGCTTATCGAAAACAGGTATTTCTCGAAAGACGGGGTGTTTAAAGGCGTTTACGTGAACATAAACACTCCCGTGGAAGTAGTCAACAGAGTGGTCAGATACTTAGACCTTGGAGTCGACGTATCGGCTAAACCAGGTGAGGAGCCGCGAGTACTCGACTTGGAGGAGCTTGAGGAGGCTTACAGAGCTGGGGTAATAACGGAAGCCCTTTATAGACGGGCGTTGGAGACTGTGGAGGAGGCTAAACACCTAGCCTATGAGGCGGTTGGAACTCTGTGA
- a CDS encoding UPF0147 family protein: MERINKVIQILQQIASDPTTPRNIRRAAKESIDQLQSDKLTLAARASNAIDILDEISQDPNIPVYTRTRIWQAISFLEGIRD; encoded by the coding sequence ATGGAGAGGATAAACAAGGTTATCCAGATTCTTCAGCAGATAGCGTCAGACCCTACGACACCGAGGAACATAAGGAGAGCCGCTAAGGAGAGCATCGACCAGCTTCAATCGGACAAGCTTACGCTAGCCGCTAGGGCGTCCAACGCGATAGATATACTGGATGAGATAAGTCAAGACCCGAACATACCGGTTTACACCAGGACCAGGATCTGGCAGGCCATATCGTTTCTAGAAGGGATCAGAGACTAG